The following proteins come from a genomic window of Pseudomonas syringae:
- a CDS encoding amino acid ABC transporter ATP-binding protein yields MSDLAHTTALPAAEAQIQLRQVVKDFGRNRVIDHLDLSIPQGQKVALIGPSGSGKSTVLRLIKGLENYQHGSIEVAGEPVPAQTARWRWPGSSKGPVIHRVGMVFQQFNLFPHLTVQENITEAPLRVLQLSREEAMERAHQYLRLVGLAHKADAYPSQLSGGQQQRVAIARALAMRPQIMLFDEVTSALDPELVGEVLAVIRSIAHEFQMTMLLVTHEMKFAQDIADRVLFMEGGRIVADGSASDILLNPENERTRRFLQLVEQR; encoded by the coding sequence ATGTCTGATCTCGCACACACCACAGCCCTGCCCGCCGCAGAGGCGCAGATACAGCTCAGGCAAGTGGTCAAGGACTTCGGCCGTAACCGGGTCATCGACCATCTGGACCTGAGCATCCCGCAAGGCCAGAAAGTCGCGCTGATCGGCCCCAGTGGCTCGGGCAAATCAACGGTGCTGCGTCTGATCAAAGGGCTGGAAAATTATCAGCACGGCAGCATTGAAGTGGCGGGCGAACCTGTCCCGGCGCAGACCGCGCGTTGGCGCTGGCCGGGCTCATCAAAGGGCCCGGTGATTCATCGAGTGGGGATGGTGTTTCAGCAGTTCAATCTGTTTCCACACCTCACCGTGCAGGAAAACATTACCGAAGCGCCATTGCGAGTACTGCAGTTGTCGCGCGAAGAGGCCATGGAGCGCGCGCATCAATACCTTAGGCTGGTCGGGCTTGCGCACAAGGCCGACGCGTACCCGAGCCAGCTATCCGGCGGACAGCAACAACGTGTGGCGATTGCCAGGGCACTGGCCATGCGTCCGCAGATCATGCTGTTCGACGAGGTCACGTCAGCGCTGGACCCTGAGCTGGTTGGCGAAGTGCTGGCCGTGATTCGCTCGATTGCCCACGAGTTTCAAATGACCATGTTGCTGGTCACCCACGAGATGAAGTTCGCTCAGGACATTGCTGACCGGGTTTTATTCATGGAGGGCGGGCGAATTGTGGCGGATGGCTCAGCCAGCGACATCCTGCTGAACCCGGAAAATGAACGAACGCGACGCTTCTTGCAGTTGGTAGAACAGCGCTGA
- a CDS encoding efflux RND transporter permease subunit → MNFSKFFISRPIFAAVLSLLILIAGAISLFQLPISEYPEVVPPTVVVRANFPGANPKVIGETVASPLEQAITGVEGMLYMSSQATADGKLTLTITFALGTDLDNAQVQVQNRVTRSEPKLPEEVTRIGITVDKASPDLTMVVHLTSPDKRYDMLYLSNYAVLNIKDELARLGGVGDVQLFGMGDYSLRVWLDPNKTASRNLTATDVVNAIREQNRQVAAGQLGSPPSPNATSFQMSINTQGRLVSEEEFENVVVRAGADGEITRLKDIARIELGSSQYALRSLLNNQPAVAIPIFQRPGSNAIDISNDVRARMAELKKSFPEGMDYSIVYDPTIFVRGSIEAVIHTLFEALILVVLVVILFLQTWRASIIPLVAVPVSLIGTFAVMHMFGFSLNALSLFGLVLAIGIVVDDAIVVVENVERNIELGLEPVAATHKAMAEVTGPIIATALVLCAVFVPAAFISGLSGQFYKQFALTIAISTVISAFNSLTLSPALAAVLLKGHDAPKDRFSRFLDKILGGWLFRPFNRFFEKASHGYVGTVARVIRSSGIALLVYAGLMVLTWMGFASTPTGFVPSQDKQYLVAFAQLPDAASLDRTEDVIKRMSELALKQPGVQDAIAFPGLSINGFTNSPNNGVVFVTLKPFDERKDASLSANAIAGALNGQFASIQEAYMAIFPPPPVQGLGTIGGFRLQIEDRGNLGYDELYKETQNIIAKSRSVPELAGLFTSYTVNVPQVDAAIDREKAKTHGVAVSDIFDTLQVYLGSLYANDFNRFGRTYQVNVQAEQQFRQDADQIGQLKVRNNLGEMIPLATFVKISDTAGPDRVMHYNGFITAEINGAAAPGFSSGQAQAAVEKLLREELPTGMIYEWTDLTYQQILSGNTALFVFPLCVLLAFLVLAAQYESWSLPLAVILIVPMTLLSAIAGVMIAGSDNNIFTQIGLIVLVGLACKNAILIVEFAKDKQAEGMSPLDAVLEACRLRLRPILMTSFAFIMGVVPLVLSSGAGAEMRHAMGVAVFSGMLGVTFFGLLLTPVFYVLIRNYVERKEARKAARAQQLQNLPAEMH, encoded by the coding sequence ATGAACTTCTCCAAATTCTTTATCTCACGGCCGATCTTCGCCGCAGTGCTGTCACTGCTGATCCTGATCGCCGGCGCCATCTCGTTGTTCCAGCTGCCGATCAGCGAATACCCGGAAGTAGTGCCGCCGACCGTCGTGGTCCGCGCCAACTTCCCCGGTGCCAACCCGAAGGTGATCGGTGAAACCGTCGCCTCGCCGCTGGAGCAGGCGATTACCGGTGTCGAAGGCATGCTCTACATGTCCTCGCAAGCCACCGCCGACGGCAAGCTGACCCTGACCATCACCTTCGCACTGGGCACTGACTTGGACAACGCGCAGGTGCAGGTGCAGAACCGCGTGACCCGCAGCGAGCCAAAACTGCCCGAAGAAGTGACCCGCATCGGTATTACCGTGGACAAGGCCTCCCCTGACCTGACCATGGTTGTGCACTTGACCTCGCCGGACAAGCGCTACGACATGCTGTACCTGTCCAACTACGCCGTGCTCAACATCAAGGACGAGCTGGCGCGACTGGGCGGCGTCGGTGATGTGCAGTTGTTCGGCATGGGCGACTACTCGCTGCGTGTCTGGCTCGACCCGAACAAAACCGCGTCACGTAACCTGACCGCCACCGACGTGGTCAACGCGATTCGCGAGCAGAACCGCCAGGTCGCTGCAGGCCAGCTGGGGTCACCGCCGTCGCCGAATGCCACCAGCTTCCAGATGTCGATCAATACCCAAGGCCGTCTGGTCAGTGAAGAAGAGTTCGAAAACGTGGTGGTTCGCGCCGGTGCCGATGGCGAAATCACTCGCCTGAAGGACATTGCGCGCATTGAACTGGGCTCCAGCCAGTACGCATTGCGCTCGCTGCTCAATAACCAGCCTGCGGTGGCGATCCCGATCTTCCAGCGCCCAGGCTCCAACGCCATCGACATCTCCAACGATGTTAGGGCGCGGATGGCCGAGCTGAAGAAGAGCTTTCCGGAAGGCATGGATTACAGCATCGTCTATGACCCGACCATTTTTGTGCGTGGTTCTATCGAGGCAGTGATTCACACGCTGTTCGAAGCACTGATTCTGGTGGTGCTGGTGGTGATCCTGTTCCTGCAGACCTGGCGCGCCTCGATCATTCCATTGGTTGCCGTACCGGTTTCGCTGATCGGCACCTTCGCCGTGATGCACATGTTCGGTTTCTCGCTGAACGCGCTGTCATTGTTCGGGCTGGTACTGGCGATCGGTATCGTGGTGGACGATGCCATCGTGGTGGTGGAGAACGTCGAACGGAACATCGAACTGGGGCTTGAACCGGTTGCCGCCACGCACAAGGCCATGGCCGAAGTGACGGGGCCGATTATTGCTACGGCACTGGTGTTGTGCGCCGTGTTCGTGCCAGCGGCGTTCATTTCCGGGCTTAGCGGACAGTTCTATAAGCAGTTCGCGCTGACCATTGCCATCTCGACCGTTATTTCGGCGTTCAACTCACTGACCCTGTCGCCAGCGCTGGCCGCTGTGCTGCTCAAAGGTCATGACGCCCCCAAGGACCGTTTCTCGCGCTTCCTCGACAAAATCCTCGGTGGCTGGTTGTTCCGTCCGTTCAACCGCTTCTTCGAGAAAGCCAGCCATGGTTATGTCGGCACCGTCGCCAGGGTCATTCGCAGCAGCGGCATTGCCCTGCTGGTGTATGCAGGCCTGATGGTCCTGACCTGGATGGGCTTTGCCAGTACACCGACCGGCTTCGTACCGAGCCAGGACAAGCAATACCTGGTTGCATTTGCCCAGTTGCCGGACGCCGCCAGCCTGGACCGCACCGAGGACGTCATCAAGCGCATGTCGGAGCTGGCCCTCAAGCAGCCAGGTGTACAAGACGCGATTGCGTTCCCGGGCCTGTCGATCAACGGCTTCACCAATAGCCCCAATAACGGCGTGGTGTTCGTGACCCTCAAACCGTTCGATGAGCGCAAGGACGCCAGCCTGTCGGCCAACGCGATTGCCGGCGCACTGAATGGCCAGTTCGCTTCGATTCAGGAAGCCTACATGGCGATCTTCCCGCCGCCGCCCGTACAAGGGCTGGGCACCATTGGCGGCTTCCGTCTGCAAATCGAAGACCGTGGCAACCTGGGCTATGACGAGCTGTACAAGGAAACCCAGAACATCATTGCCAAAAGTCGCAGCGTGCCGGAACTGGCTGGGCTGTTTACCAGCTACACGGTGAACGTGCCACAGGTCGACGCTGCAATCGATCGCGAGAAAGCCAAGACCCACGGCGTGGCGGTCAGCGATATCTTCGACACCCTGCAGGTGTACCTGGGTTCGTTGTATGCCAACGACTTCAACCGCTTCGGCCGCACCTATCAGGTCAACGTCCAGGCTGAACAGCAGTTCCGTCAGGACGCCGACCAGATCGGCCAGCTCAAGGTGCGCAACAACCTAGGCGAAATGATTCCGCTGGCCACTTTCGTCAAGATCAGTGACACCGCAGGTCCCGACCGTGTCATGCACTACAACGGCTTCATAACGGCCGAAATCAATGGTGCGGCTGCACCGGGGTTCAGCTCTGGACAGGCTCAGGCTGCTGTGGAAAAACTGCTTCGTGAGGAACTGCCCACCGGCATGATCTACGAATGGACCGACCTGACCTACCAGCAGATCCTCTCGGGCAATACGGCGCTGTTCGTGTTTCCGCTCTGCGTACTGCTGGCATTTCTGGTGCTGGCGGCGCAGTACGAAAGCTGGAGCCTGCCGCTGGCGGTCATCCTGATCGTACCGATGACCCTGCTCTCGGCGATTGCCGGGGTGATGATTGCCGGCAGCGACAACAACATCTTCACCCAGATCGGCCTGATCGTACTGGTAGGCCTGGCGTGCAAGAACGCGATTCTGATTGTCGAGTTTGCCAAGGACAAACAGGCGGAAGGCATGAGCCCGCTGGATGCGGTGCTGGAGGCTTGCCGCCTGCGTCTGCGGCCGATCCTGATGACCTCGTTCGCGTTCATCATGGGCGTCGTGCCGCTGGTGCTGTCCAGTGGTGCCGGTGCAGAGATGCGCCATGCGATGGGTGTCGCGGTGTTCTCCGGGATGCTCGGGGTGACCTTCTTCGGCCTGCTGCTGACGCCGGTGTTCTACGTGCTGATCCGTAATTACGTCGAGCGCAAGGAGGCCCGCAAGGCCGCCCGTGCGCAGCAACTGCAAAACCTGCCTGCGGAGATGCATTGA
- a CDS encoding methyl-accepting chemotaxis protein, with the protein MQHMTVSLRTLIGGISNGVTQIATAAEELSAVSEQTSAGVTQQKMEVDQVATAMNQMASTVQEVAQNTEDASQAARQASERAAHGSSVVQHATREISQLAGEVGQLGQAMQRLIQDSDKIGGVIDVIKAVAEQTNLLALNAAIEAARAGEQGRGFAVVADEVRSLAQRTQKSTTEIEALIQALQHGTGAASDLMDASRQRTEGTVELARQAEQALVEITHSIGTIEQMSQQISAAAEEQSAVTDEINRSVISVRDIADQSATATEQSAASTVELARLGSNLQDMVARFRI; encoded by the coding sequence ATGCAACACATGACCGTGTCGCTGCGAACCTTGATCGGCGGTATCAGTAACGGTGTGACACAAATTGCCACAGCAGCCGAAGAGCTTTCGGCCGTCAGTGAACAGACCAGCGCGGGTGTCACCCAGCAGAAAATGGAAGTCGATCAGGTAGCGACTGCCATGAACCAGATGGCGTCCACCGTGCAGGAAGTCGCGCAGAATACTGAGGATGCATCGCAGGCTGCCCGGCAGGCCAGTGAGCGCGCAGCCCATGGCAGCAGTGTGGTGCAACACGCCACACGCGAAATCAGTCAGTTGGCGGGTGAAGTAGGGCAGTTGGGCCAGGCCATGCAGCGCCTGATTCAGGACAGCGACAAGATTGGCGGCGTGATCGATGTGATCAAGGCGGTGGCCGAGCAAACCAACCTGTTGGCGCTCAATGCGGCTATCGAAGCCGCCCGTGCGGGTGAGCAGGGGCGTGGCTTTGCCGTGGTCGCCGATGAAGTGCGCTCACTGGCTCAGCGCACGCAGAAGTCCACCACGGAAATCGAAGCGCTGATTCAGGCTTTGCAGCACGGCACCGGCGCGGCCTCGGATTTGATGGACGCCAGCCGTCAACGCACCGAAGGCACCGTGGAGCTGGCTCGTCAGGCCGAACAGGCGCTGGTGGAAATCACTCACTCGATCGGCACCATCGAGCAAATGAGTCAGCAGATCTCTGCCGCCGCCGAGGAGCAAAGCGCGGTCACCGATGAAATCAATCGCAGCGTGATCAGTGTGCGCGACATTGCCGACCAGTCCGCGACGGCGACCGAGCAAAGCGCGGCGTCCACTGTAGAACTGGCGCGCCTGGGCAGTAACCTGCAAGACATGGTGGCCCGCTTCCGGATCTGA
- a CDS encoding efflux transporter outer membrane subunit, protein MSAFKLFVPSLLVMALAACAVGPDYKTPETAPAKLASAAQGNYDRSKMNTLWWQQFEDPTLNKLVARSLDGNRDLRVAFARLKSARAIRDDVANDVMPVVTSRASSDIGKGQQPGITERRVNSERYDLGLDMAWEVDLFGRIQRQLEASDADQDVAEANLYQLQVTLIAEVVDAYGQLRGAQLREAIARDNLSNQQKSQDITTQLRDAGVGNELDVVRSDARLAAVEATVPQLQAEQARQRNRIATLLGERPDTLSVDLSPSKLPAIAKALPIGDATQVLRNRPDVRAAERQLAASTARIGVATADLFPRVSLSGFLGFTAGRGSQIGSSAARAWSLGPSITWAAFDLGSVRAQIRSADADAEGALANYEQQVLLALEESENAFSDYNKRQQRLVALMRQSESSRAAARLASVQYREGTADFLVLLDAERERLAAEDSQAQAEIELYRGIVAIYKALGGGWQPQA, encoded by the coding sequence ATGAGCGCGTTTAAACTCTTTGTCCCGAGCCTGCTGGTCATGGCACTGGCGGCCTGCGCCGTCGGCCCGGACTACAAGACGCCGGAAACGGCACCGGCAAAGCTGGCCTCCGCGGCTCAGGGCAACTATGACCGCAGCAAGATGAACACCCTGTGGTGGCAGCAATTCGAGGACCCCACCCTCAATAAACTGGTCGCCAGATCGCTGGATGGCAACCGCGACCTGCGCGTTGCGTTTGCCCGCCTCAAGTCTGCACGGGCGATTCGCGATGACGTCGCCAACGATGTCATGCCGGTCGTGACCAGCCGCGCCAGCAGTGACATCGGCAAGGGGCAGCAGCCCGGCATCACCGAGCGCCGGGTCAACAGCGAGCGCTATGACCTGGGCCTCGACATGGCATGGGAAGTGGACCTGTTTGGACGTATTCAGCGCCAACTGGAGGCCAGCGATGCCGACCAGGACGTGGCCGAAGCCAATCTGTATCAGCTTCAGGTCACACTGATTGCCGAGGTGGTGGACGCCTACGGCCAGCTGCGCGGTGCACAATTGCGTGAAGCCATCGCCCGCGACAACCTGAGCAACCAGCAGAAGTCTCAGGACATCACCACTCAACTGCGTGATGCCGGGGTCGGCAACGAGCTGGATGTGGTGCGTTCCGATGCGCGTCTCGCCGCTGTCGAAGCAACGGTGCCGCAATTGCAGGCTGAACAGGCTCGCCAGCGCAACCGCATTGCGACCCTGTTGGGCGAACGCCCGGACACTCTGAGCGTGGACCTGAGCCCCAGCAAGCTGCCGGCGATTGCCAAGGCCTTGCCGATCGGCGATGCAACGCAGGTGCTGCGCAATCGTCCCGACGTGCGCGCTGCCGAACGTCAGCTCGCGGCGTCGACTGCGCGGATCGGCGTGGCGACTGCCGACCTGTTTCCACGGGTCAGCCTGAGCGGCTTTCTCGGCTTTACCGCAGGACGTGGTTCACAGATCGGCTCGTCCGCCGCCAGAGCCTGGTCGCTGGGCCCGAGCATCACCTGGGCGGCCTTCGACCTGGGCAGTGTCCGGGCGCAGATTCGCAGCGCCGATGCCGATGCCGAAGGCGCACTGGCCAACTATGAGCAGCAGGTATTGCTCGCGCTTGAAGAGTCGGAAAACGCGTTCAGCGATTACAACAAGCGTCAGCAACGCCTGGTGGCGCTGATGCGCCAGAGCGAATCGAGCCGCGCCGCCGCCAGACTGGCGTCGGTGCAGTACCGCGAGGGCACCGCCGATTTTCTGGTGCTGCTCGATGCCGAACGCGAACGTCTGGCGGCAGAAGATTCCCAGGCTCAGGCGGAAATCGAGC
- the mexE gene encoding multidrug efflux RND transporter periplasmic adaptor subunit MexE — protein sequence MPQTISHLRFPLTAIALIVISACGKTSEAPAAPGAAKVTVAKVLEQPVNEWDEFTGRLEAPETVEVRPRVSGQIDQVAFTDGSLVKKGDLLFQIDPRPFQSEVRRLEAQLQQARAVASRGESEAQRGERLRSNNAISAELADSRTTSAQEAKAGVAAIQAQLDLARLNLSFTRVTAPIAGRVSRAEITAGNIVTADVTALTSVVSTDKVYAYFDADERVFLKYTELARKGQRGQTTPVYLGLSNETGNPHLGQMNFVDNQVNPRTGTIRGRAVFDNADSSFTPGLYARLKLVGSGTYSAVLINDEAVGTDLGKKFVLVMDKDNKPAYRAVELGPKIEGLRIVRNGLGKDDTIVVKGLQRVRPGQPVDPEVTPMASAETLAALLKQRQALDASNLPKVTPKPAVNIASATAPRG from the coding sequence ATGCCCCAGACAATCAGCCATCTGCGCTTCCCCCTCACGGCTATCGCTCTCATCGTGATCAGTGCGTGCGGCAAGACGTCAGAAGCCCCTGCAGCGCCCGGCGCAGCCAAAGTCACCGTCGCCAAGGTACTGGAACAGCCGGTCAACGAGTGGGATGAATTCACGGGTCGTCTCGAGGCTCCGGAAACCGTCGAAGTTCGCCCTCGTGTGTCAGGCCAGATCGATCAGGTGGCCTTCACCGACGGCTCGCTGGTCAAGAAAGGCGATTTGCTGTTCCAGATTGATCCCCGTCCGTTCCAGTCCGAAGTCCGCCGCCTCGAAGCCCAGTTGCAGCAGGCGCGTGCCGTGGCCTCTCGCGGTGAAAGCGAGGCCCAGCGCGGTGAACGCTTGCGCAGCAACAATGCGATTTCCGCCGAACTGGCCGACTCGCGTACAACGTCGGCGCAGGAAGCCAAAGCCGGTGTCGCGGCGATACAGGCGCAACTGGACCTGGCCCGACTGAACCTCAGCTTTACCCGCGTGACCGCCCCGATTGCTGGCCGCGTGAGCCGCGCCGAGATCACCGCCGGGAACATTGTCACCGCCGATGTCACGGCGCTGACCAGCGTGGTCTCCACCGACAAGGTCTACGCCTACTTCGACGCAGACGAACGCGTGTTCCTCAAGTACACCGAACTGGCTCGCAAAGGCCAGCGTGGCCAGACCACTCCGGTCTACCTGGGGCTGTCCAACGAAACCGGCAACCCACACCTGGGCCAGATGAACTTTGTCGACAACCAGGTCAACCCCAGGACCGGCACCATTCGCGGTCGTGCGGTGTTCGATAACGCGGACAGCAGCTTTACCCCTGGCCTTTATGCACGCCTGAAACTGGTGGGCAGCGGCACATACTCGGCCGTCCTGATCAACGACGAAGCGGTCGGCACCGACCTGGGCAAGAAGTTTGTGCTGGTGATGGACAAGGACAACAAGCCTGCCTATCGCGCCGTTGAGCTGGGCCCGAAAATCGAAGGCTTGCGCATCGTGCGCAACGGGCTGGGCAAGGATGACACCATCGTCGTCAAAGGCCTGCAGCGTGTGCGTCCCGGCCAGCCTGTGGACCCTGAAGTCACGCCGATGGCCAGCGCCGAAACCCTCGCCGCACTGCTCAAACAACGCCAGGCTCTCGACGCCAGCAACCTGCCAAAAGTGACGCCAAAACCGGCTGTCAATATCGCCAGCGCTACTGCGCCACGCGGCTAA
- the ehuB gene encoding ectoine/hydroxyectoine ABC transporter substrate-binding protein EhuB yields the protein MIRSTPLSFSALFGSALLLNAALSFPALAGLLEKGRSDGLTAGIANEQPYAYIGTDGKATGANVEILRAILEPLGITKIETPITDFGSLVPGLAAGRFDLIGAGLFINPNRCKVISFSNPVTRSGGAFIVKSGNPLNLHSLKDVASHGKARLATQPGSNQVQEAKNSGIANSNVVLFDKDTEALAALQAGRVDVVYFPDAEVISLIKKANSPDIERALPFEQIPDANGKHGWNYHAYGLPKNDPAFEQAFNEQLAKLRASGELLKILEKYGYTDNELAEPTVTAAQRCNP from the coding sequence ATGATACGTAGCACACCCCTGTCGTTCTCAGCCCTGTTCGGTTCGGCGTTACTGTTGAACGCCGCCCTGTCATTCCCGGCGCTGGCCGGGTTGCTGGAAAAGGGCCGCAGCGACGGTCTGACCGCTGGCATTGCCAACGAGCAGCCTTATGCCTACATCGGCACCGATGGCAAGGCCACCGGGGCCAATGTCGAGATATTGCGGGCCATTCTCGAACCACTGGGCATCACGAAGATCGAGACGCCGATCACTGACTTCGGCTCTCTGGTGCCCGGCCTTGCAGCGGGTCGTTTCGATCTGATCGGCGCGGGTCTGTTCATCAATCCGAATCGCTGCAAAGTGATCTCGTTTTCCAACCCGGTCACGCGATCCGGCGGTGCATTCATTGTCAAAAGCGGTAACCCGCTGAACCTGCACAGCCTCAAGGATGTTGCCAGCCATGGCAAAGCGCGACTGGCCACGCAACCTGGCAGCAATCAGGTCCAGGAAGCCAAGAACAGCGGTATCGCCAACAGCAATGTGGTGTTGTTCGACAAGGACACCGAGGCACTGGCCGCCTTGCAGGCCGGTCGGGTCGATGTGGTGTATTTCCCTGATGCAGAAGTCATCAGCCTGATCAAGAAGGCCAACAGCCCGGACATCGAGCGCGCCTTGCCGTTCGAGCAGATCCCGGACGCCAATGGCAAACACGGCTGGAATTACCATGCCTATGGCTTGCCGAAAAACGATCCGGCTTTCGAGCAGGCGTTCAACGAGCAATTGGCCAAACTCCGGGCGTCTGGTGAGCTGCTGAAAATTCTCGAAAAGTACGGCTACACCGACAACGAGCTGGCTGAGCCCACCGTTACCGCAGCTCAACGCTGCAACCCCTGA
- the ehuD gene encoding ectoine/hydroxyectoine ABC transporter permease subunit EhuD codes for MEFDVAFAWSIMPELFQGLLVTVQVVLLGFLLAVLLGLVLALALRSQLKLVHYLSKGYLSFFRNTPLMVQLYVLFFALPLAGITFPAITTGVIGLGCYYAAYIAEAYRGAIEDIPAGQWEAARALDFNRGDTWRRIILPQALKPMLPVLGNYLIGMFKETPLLAVITIPELFQAAKQIAGMTYRYNEPYTVMALMFLAISVPTSLLFKYLERRNHV; via the coding sequence ATGGAATTCGATGTCGCATTCGCCTGGTCGATCATGCCGGAGCTGTTTCAGGGCCTGCTGGTCACCGTACAAGTCGTGTTACTGGGATTCCTGCTAGCGGTGCTGCTAGGCCTGGTTCTGGCGCTGGCGTTACGCTCGCAGCTGAAGCTCGTACATTACCTGAGCAAGGGTTACCTGAGCTTTTTCCGCAACACCCCGCTGATGGTCCAGTTGTATGTACTGTTCTTTGCGCTGCCGCTGGCAGGCATCACCTTCCCGGCGATCACCACAGGCGTAATCGGCCTCGGGTGCTATTACGCAGCCTATATCGCCGAGGCCTATCGCGGCGCAATCGAGGATATCCCGGCGGGACAATGGGAAGCCGCTCGCGCGCTCGACTTCAACAGGGGCGACACCTGGCGACGCATCATTCTGCCGCAGGCGTTGAAACCGATGCTGCCGGTGCTGGGCAACTACCTGATCGGCATGTTCAAGGAAACGCCACTGCTCGCCGTGATCACCATCCCCGAACTGTTTCAGGCAGCCAAGCAGATCGCCGGGATGACCTATCGCTACAACGAGCCGTACACGGTGATGGCGCTGATGTTCCTGGCGATCAGCGTGCCGACGTCGTTGTTGTTCAAATACCTGGAAAGGCGCAATCATGTCTGA
- the ehuC gene encoding ectoine/hydroxyectoine ABC transporter permease subunit EhuC translates to MLVDPATLETAGFIARQLAHGALVTLQITFLAELLVVVLSFVIALMRLSPFRALRWFATLYVEVLRGISALVLLFYLFFILPLFGIRLSPMTTGVLGLGLTFSAYGSEIIRSALINVSQGQRDALRALDFGPISAFRRIILPQALPFVIPPMGNQLVELLKTTSLVSLITLTDLTFSGSQLVTTLGQQTLIWSIVLVCYFVMAWPLSWLVRRYERHATAWRQARG, encoded by the coding sequence ATGCTTGTCGACCCTGCAACATTGGAAACCGCCGGTTTCATCGCCAGACAACTGGCGCACGGCGCACTGGTTACGCTGCAAATCACCTTTCTCGCCGAGTTGCTGGTAGTGGTGCTGTCGTTTGTGATCGCCCTGATGCGCCTGTCGCCATTCCGGGCATTGCGCTGGTTCGCCACGCTGTACGTCGAAGTACTGCGTGGCATTTCCGCGCTGGTGCTGCTGTTTTACCTGTTCTTCATTCTGCCGTTGTTCGGTATTCGTCTGTCGCCCATGACCACCGGGGTGCTGGGGCTGGGCTTGACGTTTTCGGCCTACGGCTCGGAAATCATCCGTTCGGCGCTGATCAACGTCAGCCAGGGGCAGCGTGACGCATTGCGAGCGCTGGACTTCGGGCCGATCAGCGCGTTTCGGCGCATCATCCTGCCGCAGGCCCTGCCGTTCGTGATTCCGCCGATGGGCAATCAGTTGGTCGAACTGCTGAAAACCACCTCGTTGGTCTCGCTGATCACCCTCACCGACCTGACCTTCAGCGGCAGCCAGTTGGTGACCACGCTGGGCCAGCAAACGCTGATCTGGAGCATCGTGCTGGTCTGCTACTTCGTGATGGCGTGGCCGCTGAGCTGGCTGGTCCGGCGATATGAACGACACGCGACGGCGTGGCGCCAGGCGAGAGGTTGA